The proteins below are encoded in one region of Purpureocillium takamizusanense chromosome 11, complete sequence:
- a CDS encoding uncharacterized protein (COG:S~SECRETED:SignalP(1-24~SECRETED:cutsite=SLG-QV~SECRETED:prob=0.5016)~EggNog:ENOG503NW5Q~TransMembrane:9 (n4-14c22/23o32-52i59-82o102-126i138-167o187-207i228-248o254-275i287-307o327-350i)), with protein MLYLSFMTLVTLFLYMIAELSSLGQVVNALTGIDNLPVIIVECVVTTIYTSLGGFRISFLTDVIQGGMVVGLIVIASIAVGVKTEIKPELIDSSGLTKPSTVGWYLLYILPVAVGTNDLFLANFWLRTFSAKTDKDLWIGVSVATVGILCILTLVGCAGLIAVWSGTWPGDPPQVGSLAFFALLETLPNWVVGIVLVMVVSLSTAAFDSTQSAMVSAASNDLFRNRLNIWYIRGMVVLTMIPVVVLALKATSILQIYLISDLLSAATIPVLCLGLSERLYWWRGFEVVVGGLGGIFTVFLFGTIYYGNADEGSKLLLLQNGLYGDDWSAFGAFVAAPVGGLLWGFGALALRLGFQYVKAKIRHEPFTALDRPVEVEESIHSEHDVQQEVVTSKAGKFF; from the exons ATGCTGTACCTGAGCTTCATGACGCTGGTTACTCTGTTTCTTTACATGATTGCCGAACTGTCGTCCCTGGGCCAGGTCGTCAACGCCTTGACCGGCATCGACAATCTTCCCGTCATCATTGTCGAGTGCGTTGTCACCACTATCTACACAT CACTCGGAGGCTTCAGGATTTCTTTCCTCACGGATGTCATCCAAGGCGGCATGGTCGTGGggctcatcgtcatcgcgtCCATCGCTGTTGGCGTGAAGACGGAGATCAAGCCTGAGCTCATCGATTCCTCCGGGCTCACGAAGCCTTCGACGGTTGGGTGGTACCTTCTGTACAtcttgcccgtcgccgtcgggaCAAACGACCTCTTCCTTGCCAACTTCTGGCTTCGAACCTTCTCGGCGAAGACGGATAAGGACCTTTGGATCGGCGTTTCGGTGGCTACGGTTGGCATCTTGTGCATCCTCACGCTCGTCGGCTGCGCCGGCCTCATAGCCGTCTGGTCGGGGACGTGGCCCGGTGACCCACCGCAGGTGGGCTCGCTGGCGTTCTTCGCCCTCTTGGAGACCCTCCCCAACTGGGTGGTCGGCATCGTGCTCGTCATGGTCGTGAGTCTCAGCACCGCAGCCTTTGACAGCACCCAGTCCGCCATGGTCTCTGCGGCGTCGAATGACCTGTTCCGCAACCGTCTCAACATCTGGTACATCCGAGGCATGGTCGTCTTGACCATGATCccggtcgtcgtcctcgccctcaaggCCACGTCCATTCTGCAAATCTACCTCATCAGCGACCTGctctcggccgccaccatcccCGTCTTGTGCCTGGGCCTCAGCGAGCGGCTCTACTGGTGGCGAGGCTTCGAGGTTGTCGTTGGTGGCCTGGGGGGCATCTTCACCGTGTTCCTCTTTGGTACCATCTACTACGgcaacgccgacgagggaagcaagctcctcctcctccagaATGGTCTGTATGGCGACGACTGGAGCGCGTTTGGCGCCTTCGTGGCCGCACCCGTCGGCGGGCTATTGTGGGGTTTCGGCGCGTTGGCCCTAAGACTTGGTTTCCAGTACGTCAAGGCGAAGATTCGACACGAGCCTTTCACCGCTCTGGATCGACCTGtcgaggtggaggagagcATACACAGCGAGCATGATGTGCAGCAGGAGGTTGTGACATCCAAGGCTGGCAAGTTCTTTTGA
- a CDS encoding uncharacterized protein (EggNog:ENOG503P4A7) yields the protein MPITVAAPAWRTLASSLPRQRCAAILPTFPAARQYASGVSRNKIKREMDRAARVSSSRMNTEQSMSQMQKLANAEYFKDGGGPLFPGTFVSLPLSRYPRSPSEFAQYHWNRMRHWLVGAVSVLNFKLKSMPNWTTRPKWKARRGKIAPTAKALYREMLEAFAQGDKATLQRICLNEFAKKLVAAIDRRDPRERVRFELVKYNSPLFFPRLLSHQIHQVNPFDKVLVTEQAVVAINSTQQASRQNISTGETVPGSVKLQDKIEYVVLSRQANQKTFETGPWRIWGTTSATTLAGYLEEKSVIDREQARRAGWDESATKKS from the exons ATGCCAATCACTgtggccgcgccggcatggcGCACACTCGCCTCTTCGCTTCCTCGGCAGCGATGCGCCGCGATCCTCCCGACCTttcccgccgcgcgccagtACGCCTCGGGCGTTTCGCGGAATAAAATAAAACGGGAGATGGATAGGGCCGCGCGCGTGAGCTCGAGCAGGATGAATACGGAGCAGAGCATGTCGCAAATGCAAAAGCTCGCCAACGCGGAGTACTTCAAGGACGGTGGCGGGCCGCTCTTTCCAG GGACCTTTGTCTCTCTGCCCCTGTCTCGATACCCGCGAAGCCCGTCCGAATTCGCCCAATATCACTGGAACCGTATGCGCCAttggctcgtcggcgccgtctcggTCCTCAACTTCAAGCTCAAGTCCATGCCGAACTGGACAACGCGGCCAAAGTGGAAGGCCAGGCGCGGAAAGATTGCGcccacggccaaggccctgTATCGAGAGATGCTCGAGGCCTTTGCCCAAGGCGACAAGGCGACTCTGCAGAGGATATGCCTGAACGAGTTTGCGAAGAAgctggtcgccgccatcgaccggAGAGACCCCCGGGAGCGAGTGCGTTTTGAGCTCGTCAAGTACAACAGCCCGCTCTTCTTCCCTCGCCTGCTGTCGCACCAGATCCACCAGGTCAACCCGTTCGACAAGGTCCTCGTGAccgagcaggccgtcgtcgccataAACTCGACGCAGCAGGCCTCTAGGCAGAACATTTCCACCGGCGAGACGGTGCCGGGGAGCGTGAAACTTCAAGACAAGATCGAGTACGTTGTCCTGTCGCGACAGGCCAACCAAAAGACTTTCGAGACCGGGCCGTGGCGGATATGGGGCACGACATCGGCTACGACGTTGGCTGGCTACCTGGAGGAGAAGTCTGTGATTGACCGTGAGCAGGCAAGGCGGGCAGGATGGGACGAGTCCGCCACGAAAAAGTCGTAA
- a CDS encoding uncharacterized protein (COG:S~EggNog:ENOG503P3P4), whose product MNATRPLLANGFLKRSVDELKRLSSIAWKLEGVKGPSGPRPLYDFKTRASVDDCIIMSDDIIGGSSKSNLEFVDRSDTNLNPSTGAQTPSPARYARFHGQISTSLPAGRPNIQRSGYAAFRTPDQPPTVFGRSVWDIDPYTYLAMRIKSDGRAYFINLQTEAVEPTDLHQHRLFAKRPGQWETVMVKWNDFVRTNHGFVVEPQTELLRQKVRSIGIGLTDRIEGPFELCIAQVWATNHATDGATIVTSEESELKNRKGKKIHW is encoded by the exons ATGAATGCTAccaggccgctgctcgccAACGGCTTCCTGAAGCGCAGCGTGGACGAGCTGAAGCGTCTCTCGAGCATAG CATGGAAACTCGAGGGAGTCAAAGGCCCATCcggcccgcggccgctctACGACTTCAAAACCCGGGCCTCAGTAGACGACTGCATAATCATGtccgacgacatcatcggcGGATCGTCCAAAAGCAACCTCGAATTCGTCGATCGAAGCGATACCAACCTAAATCCCTCCACAGGAGCCCAAACGCCATCCCCCGCCCGCTACGCACGATTCCACGGCCAAATATCTACATCCCTCCCTGCCGGACGGCCCAACATTCAGCGCAGCGGTTACGCCGCGTTTCGCACCCCCGATCAACCCCCCACGGTATTCGGCAGGTCCGTATGGGACATAGACCCTTATACTTATCTTGCCATGAGGATAAAGTCCGACGGAAGGGCATACTTTATCAACCTGCAGACGGAAGCTGTCGAGCCGACTGACCTGCATCAGCATAGGCTGTTCGCGAAGCGGCCTGGCCAGTGGGAGACCGTCATGGTCAAATGGAATGATTTCGTGAGGACAAATCACGGCTTCGTTGTAGAACCCCAAACGGAGCTCCTGAGGCAAAAGGTCAGgagcatcggcatcggcttGACGGATCGCATCGAGGGTCCGTTCGAGCTGTGCATAGCTCAGGTGTGGGCGACAAACCATGCTACGGATGGCGCGACCATCGTCACATCCGAGGAGAGTGAGCTCAAGAATCGCAAGGGCAAAAAGATTCACTGGTAA